From the genome of Cytophagales bacterium WSM2-2:
CGGTTTGACAACGAGTGCAACAAGTACACCTAGCCCTAGGGCAATGGTTGTAACTACTTCAAAATAAATCAGCGCCTTTACACCGAGGCGCCCCACTTTCTTCAGATCACCGATAGCTCCGATACCGATGGTGATGGTGAGAAATATGATAGGCCCGATGAAGAGCTTAATAATGTCGACAAATGTCTTTCCTACGATTTCCATTTTTACCGCCTGGCCAGGGGCAAAGTGGCCGAGAACGATTCCGAAAACGATTGCAAATAGCACCTGGAAAGCGAGGTTACCGATTATCTTTTTGAAGGTCGCCAAGTGAAAAGGGGTAAAGTTTATTTGCAATATGTTGATTAGATTCGAGAGTATTTCAAAACCTGAATAATTGATGAAACACCTTGCCTGCTTTTTAGTGTTTTCTCTGATTTTTTACACCACGGGTTTTTCTCAGTCACGAACACGGACATCATTGGATGAGAAGTGGAAATTTCATTTTGGCCATGCTGCTAATCCCGAGAAGGATTTTAACTACAGCATCAATACAATCTATTCCAAGTCGGGCGGAGCTTACAAGACCGCCATCGATCCCCGGTTCAACGACAGCACCTGGAGAACTTTGAATGTTCCACACGATTGGGCGGTTGAGTTGCCGTTTGTCAATGTAAAAAATTCGGACGTAGAGTCTCACGGGTATAAACCTGTGGGAGGGATGTTTCCCGAAACAAGCATCGGCTGGTATCGCAAACACTTTACAGTTGCCAAGGCCGACTCTGGTTCACGATTTCAAATACAATTCGATGGCATTTTCAGAAACGCTTCTGTATGGCTCAACGGATTTTATTTAGGCACGAATTTCAGTGGTTATATCGGGGCATCGTATGACGTCACAGACTATGTCCGTTTTAACAAGGACAATGTTCTTGTGGTCAGAGTCGATGCCACTCAGTACGAAGGATGGTTTTATGAAGGAGCGGGTATCTATCGTCACGTGTGGCTGAACAAATACAACAACGTCCACATTACGGAGGGAGGCCTTTTTGCCTACACCGATGTGCAGGGCACTTCTGCCAATGTGACGATCGAGACAAGTGTGGAGAATCAAGACTTGAATGCAGCCAACTGTACGGTCTACTCTTATGTCACCAACAGGGAAGGTAAAATACTGACTCAAAGCAAAGAGCAACCGCTCAGTCTAGGAGTAAATGCAAAGAGCAAAGTGAAACAACAACTGACTCTCGCCAATTTCCGCTGGTGGTCACTGGATGACCCGTACATGTACCGGGCTGTGTCTGTGATAAAGTCAGGAGGTAAAGTGGTGGATGTTGTCAGGAGTAAGTTCGGCATCCGGACGTTGCGCTTCGATGGAAATGAAGGCTTCTTTCTCAACGGGAAGCACGTGAAGATTCTTGGTACAAACAATCATCAGGACCATGCCGGGGTCGGGAGCGCGTTGCCAGACTACTTACATTATTATAGAGTTCGCTTGTTGAAAAACATGGGATCGAACGCTTATCGCGCAAGTCATAATCCACCGGCCCCTGAATTGTTAGACGCATGCGACAGTCTCGGGATGTTGGTAATGGATGAACCCCGGTTGCTCAACAGTAGTCCGGAATATATCAGTCAGTTCGAGCGAATGGTTCTTCGTGATCGCAATCATCCATCCATTTTTATCTGGTCCATTGGGAATGAAGAAGGATGGATACACACCACAAGCAATGGTAAGAGAATAGCTTTGACGGTGATGGCAAAGCAAAAGGAACTTGACCCGACAAGGACAAGTACTTATGCCGCAGATGTTGCCAACGTATACAAAGGCGTTAATGAAGTTATTCCGGTTCGTGGATTTAACTACCGCCAGTATGGTGTAGCGGATTATCACCGTGATCACCCGAGCCAGCCGATCATCGGCACGGAGATGGGAAGTACCGTGACGACACGTGGAATCTATGTGAAGGACTCCATTCGTGGTTACGTACCTGATCAGGACATCACTGCGCCCTGGTGGGCAAGCAAAGCGGAAGTGTGGTGGAAGCTCGCGGCCGACAATAATTACTGGGCCGGCGGTTTTGTATGGACCGGTTTCGACTACCGTGGCGAGCCGACACCTTTTCATTGGCCGAATATCAGTTCGCATTTCGGAATCATGGACGCCTGTGGTTTCCCGAAGAACATCTATTACTACTATCAAAGCTGGTGGACAGACAAAGATGTGCTGCACATTTCGCCACATTGGAACTGGCGCGACAAACGCGGACAACCTATAGATGTGTGGGTGAACACCAACGCGGACAACGTTGAGCTATTTCTCAATGGAAAAAGTCTCGGAAAAAAAGACATGGAACGCAACGGCCATTTGCAATGGTCTGTCAACTATCAACCCGGCGCACTTGAAGCAGTTGCATTCAAGAAAGGGAAGAAGCTGACCACCAAAGTTGAAACTACCGGCACTCCGACCGAAGTGGTGATGACTCCTTACAAAACAACGATGCTTGCTGATGGGAAAGACGTTTGTGTTATTAATCTCACGGCCATTGATCGTGAAGGGCGTGAGGTGCCGGACGCAGACAACATGGTGAAATTTGAAATTACCGGACCGGGAAAAATTATTGGTGTTGGCAATGGCGATCCCAGTAGTCATGAACCGGACCAGGGAATTGATGGCGCATGGCAACGCAGTTTCTTTAATGGGAAATGCCAGGTTATCGTTCAGTCTAATGGCAAGTCGGGTACGATTCACTTCGAAGCAAAAGCAAGCGGCCTATGGACAGGCTCAACGGATATTGTCACCGTGCCTATTGGAAGTGCAACGTCAGTTTCTATCGACAGGAAATATGAATTGAAAGGTGAGGCTGCCAAAATGAGAAAGTCAACTCCAATGATTGGTGCTGACATTTCTTTTTTGCCTGAACTGGAAGATCGTGGAATAAAATTTTCAGATAACGGAACGTCAAAGGATGCTATTCAGATATTGAAAGATCATGGATTCAACTATGTGCGTTTGCGAGTCTTCAACGATCCTGCTAAAGAGAAGGGATATTCTCCAGCGAAAGGTTTTTGTGATCTTGCGCACACCAAGCAAATGGCCAAACGAGTAAAGGAGGCAGGTATGAAACTTTTGCTCGACTTCCACTATAGCGACTACTGGGCTGATCCGGGCAAGCAGTACAAGCCGGATGCTTGGAAAGATCTCTCTTTCGAGAATCTGAAAAAGGCTCTTCATGATTACACTAAAAAAGTAGTACAAGAGCTGAAAGATCAGGGCACAACACCCGATATGGTGCAGGTTGGAAATGAAATCAATCATGGCATGGTATGGCCCGAAGGAAATGTCAATCACGTGGACAGTCTTGCACAATTATTCTCTGCAGGTGTAGCCGGTGTCAAAGCCGTTGATACCAACATTATCATTATGCTTCATGTGGCTTTGGGAGGGCAAAATGATGAAACGGTTTGGTTTGTAGATCAGATGTTAAAGCGGCAAGTCCACTTTGATGTGATCGGACTTTCGTACTATCCCAAATGGCATGGTACGCTTGATGATCTCCGGGATAATATGAATGATTTATTAAAAAGATACGAACAGGACATTATCCTCGTAGAGTACTCTGCAAAGAAAGAGGAGGTAAGCAAAATCGTTTTCGAATTGCCAGGAGGCCGTGGTAAAGGCACATGCATTTGGGAGCCGTTGAATACGTGGGAGTCCGTCTTTGACCGCGAAGGCAAGTCAAACGACTTCCTGAAGATGTACGACCAGATTAGTAAGAAGTACCTGACCTCAAATTGATCAAAGAAACTTCAGCCATTTCTTTTCAGGGTGATTGAACTTGTACTTTACATACCATCGGCACGCGATGTACAACAAGATAACGTCAACGAGGAAAACGAGATAAAGTAATCCCAGGCTCCAGCGGAATTCTTCCGGCATCCAGGTGTATGGAGCGGAGTCATACCATTCGGAATTGACACGACCATCTTTGATCATTTGCACAACTAATGCACTGACATGAATTAAAGGGATGTGCAACAAATAGTAGAAGAACGGCACCTTGCCGAAGGTGATCATCGCTTTCGCAAATGCGTTTGTCATCTTTTCAACGTAAGGCATGAGCGATATCAGCGGTCCGAGCGTCATCATCAGGAAGAGTTGTGATGCCGGGTATTTGACTTGATTAAGCAATCGGAATATAAATGGAGGGGCTTCCGGATTCGAATTCATCAATGCTCTCACTGTTCCGAATACGAGGAACAATCCTGTTGCTCCAAGTCCGATGTTTAGGAGAAACTTATTTCTCTTGATTTCATCTAATTGTAATATCATTCCAAAACCGTAACCGGCAGCCATCACGCCTATCCATGGAACAAGGACATAGAGAATAGTAATGTGTGGTGGAGCTTCGAGCCCGGAAGAATAAATGAACTCCCAAAAATATCCGAATGGAATCCTTGAGGCCTCTGGTAATAATCGAGGCACGAAACTGAAAATGTTCTGAAGGAAGATGATCGCCAGCCCAATAATTCCGACAGTCTTTGCATTAAGCCGCACGAGAAGAGAAAGAGTTACCATGCACCAACCCAGCATCCAGATCACTCCGGCCAGTGTGAACTTCGCATAGTCAAAATTAAAAGTCCAGCAAAAGCGGATGAGAGTCAACTCCAGTACAATCAACAAAATACCCCTCGTCAAAAGATAGCGGGCAAGTTGTTTGGTGTCGTTGAGTTTTACGCCATACAAGAAAGCGCTGGTGCCGGAAAGGAATACAAAAGCAGGAGCACAGAAATGTGTTACCCATCGGGTAAAGAAGATTCCGGGATCAGGACCTCCTGGAGGCAGCCCTGAATAGACACGCACGTGGTCAATGGCCATGAGAACTATTACGAGTCCGCGAATAAAATCTACAGACTGGATACGACTGAGGTTGGTAGCTTGCATAGGGTAGTGAATTTATAACTATGCCTTAAAAAGAAAAAGCCATCCGTTGATGGATGGCCTGGTTTGTTTGTACCTGATGTACTTACCGCTTCCTGACTTTATCGGGAGTGTAGTTCTTGTATAGTTTTCGCCTGATGGATTTGCTTTCCTCTTTCTCAGGTGTGAGTTGGCCAGTAGGAGTGGAACCATCTTTCGGCCTCTTTTCTCTCTTGATCCTGTCCCAGCCCCAGACGAAATTCAGCCCAGCTCTGACGTTAAAGAACTGTGTGTTGTTGGTGAAATTGTTCAACTCTTTTCCTGACATGGCGATGCTGAGCAAATTGTCTCCAACCATATATAATTGAAATGGAGCAAGGTTAAATGATACTCCAGCGCCTACGTTCTTAAACGAGTTGCTGGCAATTGAATAGCTGGCGGCAACGCTTACAATTCTGCCTAAGTGCTTGTTAGCTCCAAGTGTAATACCCGTGTTGAACCTTCCTTTGAATTTCTCCATGAACACCACTGCTCCTGCTGTAAAGTTGTGAGGCATCTCGTACATGCCGCTCAGGTATGCACGGCCTGGAATGGGAGAATTGTATGCACCGATAGGCGCCTCTTTCACTTTGAATTTATTCTGAAGAGTATCTCCCAGCGAATTCAGGTAATCGGTATTGCCGTTGACCACCTTACTCAGGTCAACACCATCAAATGTATAAGACGCTTTCTTAGGATCTAGTGAGTATCCATAGGTGTTGTTTTGCCAATGAATGGTGCCGATGTCGATCAAACTGGCGCCAAGTGTGATGCGATCCATAACTTTATAAGTAGCTCCAAGGTCTACACCGAATCCGTTGTTGTTGAGATAATTCTTGTAACTGCTACCGAAGTCAAAGCCTGACTGTGTGAAGTTGTAAATACCAGATGTGCGAACGTCCATAGCACCAGTTGCTGTTAATGCATAATTGGAAGCGTCAGTTTGTAGATTCAACGTTGCGCTTTTGGTAGTTACGTTTGTAATACCTTTTAGAATTTTCAAGCGTGCGCCAACGGTGAGCTTTTCGTTAACACGGTAAGATCCGCCCACTGCAGTTTCCAAAAAAGTAACTGACTCAGCTTTTGGAGAGAGAGAAGCTGTTTGTCCAATATAAGCCGCATTGCCATTGATGAAAACACCCATGAGGTCCTTCGGCAGTAAAAGGCGATTGTAAACTTTGGCTGTTGAATTCAAAGTAATGTACAACCTGGAATTGATCTTTATGCCGAGACGGAACAAGTCCAGGTGAAGTGCCTGGGTGATGTAATTATTCGGCTTCAGGTTACCGTAGAGTTTGGGCAAGTCGGCTTTTACCGAATCGTGCTCATGTTTGATTGCATCATTATAAGTAAAGGCATTGTTCGAATAGTATGCCATGACCGAAGATCCTGGCAGCCCTACAGATACTTTATATTTTGGAATGATCGCGGGATTATTGTAGACCACCTGCGGCAGGCTGTTCATAAATGTCAGCGTGCTTTCAGTTTGTGCTACTACACTACTAACAGAGGCAAGGCAAAACGCCAAGAGAGGAATTATCTTTTTCATCAGAATTTGGCGCTGAGTTTAAAAGTAGCACGCAACCCAAACTTCACGTTGATCTTGTATTGCGATTTAAATTTCACATTAACCTGTGCGCCACTCGCATCTTTAGAGGTATTCATCTTGGCGCGCACAATGATCTTTTTAGCTTTAAAAATCTGGGAGACTTTACTCTGCACCAATGGAATTGATTTGTCAAAGACTCCGGGTGATTTGAGCTCACCGTTCCCGTCTACTGTACTTCCCTTGACAACTCCTGTCTGCGAGGCTGTCAAAAGCGAGTCGATAAATACGTACTTATCCGTAGTAAGAATGAATTGCAAGTTAGCATCCAACGGAAGTTCATTGGTGACAAGAGCTTTCAGTGATGCTGAATCAATTTTTGACTGATCAACATCGCTGAAATCTATATCCATGGTATCTGCTATGATAATGTTAGAAGCCTTTCCGTAGAGCGGAATTTCAACGTGCATTTTTACCCGCATTTTGCTGGTATCTGCCATGAAATTAGTTCCTGACGAAAGCCCCGCATTGATGTGCCCCGCTACCTGGTAATAAAACTGGGAGGGAGCAAAATCGATCACCTGGTTTACATTGGAAATCGATACGGGTGTAGTAGCCGAACTGCCAAGCGTTGCAGGTTGTGTGATGGAAATAGGACTGGCAGGATTAGTTTGAATAGTGAGCGGATTGCTTCCTGTTTTTCTTGCTTCGAGCTTGGTGAAAGTAACCGTCAGGGGGACTCCGTAATCGCTTGTTACATCCATGGTGATCGATGGCTGTGCAAAGGAAACAGAGGCTCCACTTTGAAACGAACTACCGAATGCTCCAATATCGATGGTCTGTGGGGCAGGCGTTGCTACCTGATCTCCCAGGAAGCCCTTGATATATGAGAAGTCCATCCCGGCGAAGGACATACCTACGTTTAATGTGGTGCCGGGTACGATGGTCGATGAAGAAGTATTTTTCTTGATAATCAGTGTGAGCTGAAGCGTAAACTTATTGGCCGTTGCGCTTTTAAATGTATAGCCTGCAATGGAAATGGTACCAGTTCCAGTGACCTCTTGTGAAAACGCGATCCCATTGTTGGTTACAAATTCCGGGATACTGATAAGCACGGCATATTTGAAATTATTGTTTACGGGGGTAAGGTTCATGTTGTAAGAAAGTGCCCCAGCCTTGAATGCGATTTCTGTTAGTTTTTCGGGAGTGATCCCCATATCTACGACTTGTGAAAGCGTAGTGGCGCTTACATCGTTTTGGTTAGCCGGGTAAATTCCCGGAGGCACGGCCAGTTGCTTATTGAGATTTCCGACAGCCGGAATCACTATTAGATCGCGAATATCCTGCGATGCAAGAGACTGATCATAACTTAGGTAGATCAACCCATCGGACTTGACTTTTATATTGGCAGAGTCTTTGTCACTGAGAAAGTCAGTAATGGAAAGGGTGCCCGAAGCCAGCGGCACAGCAAATTGTGGATTGGCGGTAACGCCTTTTACTTTAAAGTCGCTGTCATTAAAAGTACACGCCCAAACAGCTGTGGCCAACGCCAACAATAGCACCAATTTCGTCCTCATAGATTAAAGCAATAATATGTGATTTATTCATTAAAGCGAAGGCTTCGTAACCTGCTCAGCCAAATAAACCGGTCACATATTTAGGTGATTGTTAGGATAAAGCAAAACTTACTTTAAGGATTACGATAATAACCGTAGAGTTCCGGGTTAACACATACTTCATATGGGCATAACCTAAATATAAAGGACTTGCACCCTTACAAGTCGCTTTCTCCCGTTAAATTCAGTATGACTTCAAAAGCAACTAAAATAGGGAGAGCGCTCATTTCCGCGATTTTTATCGCAGGTTCTGTGGCGATTATCATTTATGACGGGAGGACGCGTAAGGAAGAGAAAGTGGTCAAGGTTGACACTATGAAAAAAGATACCGTTCAACATGTCAGGAAGTAACTGCCAGGACGGACTTGATTCTTGACTTGATCTCTTCGAAATCAATAATAGCAACCCCGGGTTCTTTCGCAAGCTCATCCCATCTCCTTAATAGAATACTTTCCTTGAATTCAGCGGCAACTTCGAACAAGCGTGCTTCAGGTTCAGTCATTTTTCCACCCTGGTATTCCAATGTCTTCTTGCTCGCCTCCGATAGCGAAGCATAATATTCGGGGTATCGAAAGGTTAGATATCTCTTAGCTTTTACATGATTTTCGACCAGTTGTGCTATGCGTTCGGAAAAACCCTTGGCTCTTAAAAAGTCAGCACCGATTTGCTCATGACTGCGTGTACCGAATCCGCCCATTGAGTTTTCTGATGAAGCCTGAACGCAGATGTGGCCTATGTCGTGAAAGAAGGCAGCAAGTACTATTTCATCATCATAACCACCCTCAATGGCGAGCTGTGCCGCTTGCGACATATGCTCCATTTGAGAAACAGGCTCTCCGATGTAGTCGGCATCGCCAAATTTCCTGTAAAGTGAGATGATCTCGTTGGCAACGGTTTCGGAATTCATGGATCGAAATAGAAAAAAAGAAGACAGCTAATAAATTTTCCAGTATTAAGGTTCCGTGAAAAATCTTCTTTGAGAATTAAAACTTTGATTATGCGTCATCATTGGACGGATATTGATTCAATGCTGAATTTAGCCGCATGATGAAACCGGAGCTTTTCATATTCGACCTGGCAGGTACTACGGTACACGACAACCGTGATGTGCATCGTGTGTTGCAGCATGTTTTCAAAGAAATTCATCTTGACATCTCCATTCATGAAGCCAATGAAGTGATGGGGATACCGAAGCCGGAAGCGATCAAAATACTTCTGCAGCAACACAGCTATCCCGATATTGATGAGCGGCTGGTGAATGATATGCATGAACAGTTTGTGAAAAACATGACTGAATTCTATCGTCACGATTATTCGGTAAGAGAAAAAGAAGGAGCGAGCGAAATTTTTCGACAGGTAAAATCCATGGGAGCCAAAGTAGTAGTCGATACGGGCTTTGACAGGGCTATTGTGAACCCGCTGCTGGAACGCCTTGGCTGGCAAAAGAAAAAACTCATCGATGCCAGTGTTACCAGCGATGAAGTAAAGCGTGGGAGGCCATTTCCCGACATGGTTTTTAAAGCCATGGAATTGACGGGCGTGAAAAAAGCAGATGCGGTTGTGAAGGTTGGAGACACGTTGTCGGATTTACAGGAAGGCAGTTTTGCGGGCTGTGGCTGGGTGATCGGAATTACTTCAGGCGCTTATTCGCGTGAGCAATTAAAAAAAGGGCCGCACACCCATCTCATTGATCAACTGTCTGAGCTGGCTGTCCTCTTTCAATTGAAGCAATCTGTTTCGGGCTAATTCTGAATT
Proteins encoded in this window:
- a CDS encoding membrane protein; this translates as MQATNLSRIQSVDFIRGLVIVLMAIDHVRVYSGLPPGGPDPGIFFTRWVTHFCAPAFVFLSGTSAFLYGVKLNDTKQLARYLLTRGILLIVLELTLIRFCWTFNFDYAKFTLAGVIWMLGWCMVTLSLLVRLNAKTVGIIGLAIIFLQNIFSFVPRLLPEASRIPFGYFWEFIYSSGLEAPPHITILYVLVPWIGVMAAGYGFGMILQLDEIKRNKFLLNIGLGATGLFLVFGTVRALMNSNPEAPPFIFRLLNQVKYPASQLFLMMTLGPLISLMPYVEKMTNAFAKAMITFGKVPFFYYLLHIPLIHVSALVVQMIKDGRVNSEWYDSAPYTWMPEEFRWSLGLLYLVFLVDVILLYIACRWYVKYKFNHPEKKWLKFL
- a CDS encoding phosphodiesterase: MNSETVANEIISLYRKFGDADYIGEPVSQMEHMSQAAQLAIEGGYDDEIVLAAFFHDIGHICVQASSENSMGGFGTRSHEQIGADFLRAKGFSERIAQLVENHVKAKRYLTFRYPEYYASLSEASKKTLEYQGGKMTEPEARLFEVAAEFKESILLRRWDELAKEPGVAIIDFEEIKSRIKSVLAVTS
- a CDS encoding phosphatase, with amino-acid sequence MMKPELFIFDLAGTTVHDNRDVHRVLQHVFKEIHLDISIHEANEVMGIPKPEAIKILLQQHSYPDIDERLVNDMHEQFVKNMTEFYRHDYSVREKEGASEIFRQVKSMGAKVVVDTGFDRAIVNPLLERLGWQKKKLIDASVTSDEVKRGRPFPDMVFKAMELTGVKKADAVVKVGDTLSDLQEGSFAGCGWVIGITSGAYSREQLKKGPHTHLIDQLSELAVLFQLKQSVSG